One window of the Zea mays cultivar B73 chromosome 3, Zm-B73-REFERENCE-NAM-5.0, whole genome shotgun sequence genome contains the following:
- the LOC111591168 gene encoding uncharacterized protein, which translates to MSSSRGLGGLRKKLAGRFKSKRPRGNDDDYVPTTDSEAQSSAGGTESMDAEDFPHVHPDYPIDIQGWTFPKRRFSMTEYCSRRTVNQYALPSDTNIQFFHTQLQFDVFWGTLVDTNFHKHQVIDWSFLLSQSVMEGLIPKFEACGLYQFMGQRTDFNEMAVKQFLATSEIDIAEESITWMTGFKRYSASFADFAAANSLNYGTISAGVDLYTEDNFEDFVQFYEPARLGIPRRFGETAGLRHHPAVINKIARVTILPKSGDKSKIREKFWNIIHHIMNGEVMNIVLFMMRQLNDLKMDKNQNLAYAPYIMALIKSKTRFEGPCEIVHTPFRPFKNEIGFLTRPLTPFPDDEEDPGYEGGAAPNVEEQQMPPPPPPPQPQHYWEPAPGYFDPYFHNMQQGLEAHIDTRFEGLMSHVDHRLDDMRSRFDDNWDVLNSEFSDLRDHIHTNVTDPIMSRLNNMQQSFQDNMGALSSQFDNLSTTDNMHDISQRQQQLQQDFDQFSSLFDTFRTHYYHMHPPPSDQ; encoded by the exons atgtcttcatcacg TGGTCTTGGTGGTCtacgcaagaaacttgcaggtcgctttaaatccaagcgccctcgaggaaatgatgatgattatgtaccaaccactgattcagaagcccaatcctcagctgggggcactgaatccatggatgcggaagattttcctcatgttcatcctgattatcccattgatatccaaggatggactttcccaaagcggagattttctatgaCTGAGTACTGCTCTCGACGGACTGTGAATCAGTATGCTCTGCCATCAGATACCAACATCCAGTTTTTCCACAcgcagctgcagtttgatgttttctggggcaccctggtggatactaatttccataagcatcaggtgattgattggtcattcctgctcagtcaatcagtcatggagggtttGATCCCTAAGTTTGAGGCATGCGGactatatcagtttatggggcagcgcACAGATTTTAATGAAATGGCTgttaagcaattcttggctacctcagagattgatattgcagaagaatccatcacctggatgactggcttcaagcgctactctgcttcttttgctgactttgcagctgccaacagtctgaactatggcaccatttctgctggagtggatctttatactgaagacaattttgaggattttgtgcagttttatgagccagccagacTTGGTATACCCAGGAGATTTGGtgagacagcaggactcagacatcatcctgctgtcatcaacaagattgccagagtcaccatccttcccaagagtggtgataagagtaaaatcaGGGAGAAGTTCTGGAACATAATTCATCACATTATGAATGGAgaagtcatgaacattgttcttttcatgatgaggcagcttaatgatttaaagatggacaagaatcaaaacttggcatatgctccatacattatggctcttatcaaatccaagacaagatttgagggcccatgtgagattgtccacactccattcaggccttttaagaatgagatagggtttctcaccaggccactcactccattcccagatgatgaggaagaccctggctatgagggtggagcagcgcctaatgttgaggaacagcagatgcctcctcctccacctcctcctcagcctcagcactattgggagcctgctccaggatattttgatccttattttcacaacatgcagcaagggctggaggctcatattgatactcgatttgaggggttgatgtcacatgtggatcaccgcctcgatgacatgcgGTCTCGCTTTGACGACAACTGGGATGtgctcaactctgaattttctgaccttcgtgatcacattcacactaatgtcactgatcccatcatgtcaaggctgaataatatgcaacaaagctttcaagataacatgggtgctctctccagtcagtttgataatctttctacaactgacaacatgcatgatatcagtcagaggcagcagcagctccagcaggactttgaccagttctcctccctgtttgacaccttccGCACTCATTATTAccacatgcatcctccgccgagtgatcagtaa